GCCGATGTGCGGCATCAGAATGGCGTTCGGCAGCGGGTAGTAACGCGGATCAATGTGCGGCTCGTTGGGGTAGACGTCCAATCCCGCCGCGAAGAGGTGGCCCGACTGGAGCGCCTCGATCAGTGCGTCGTCGCTCACCAGATCGCCGCGCCCGACGTTGACCACGATAGCTCCCTTGGGCAGCAGGGCGATCCGCTCGCGGTTGAGGAAGCCACCCAGCCCGGTCGTGGCCGGGGCGCAGATGAGGAAGAAGTCGCTCGCCGCCAGCAGGCTCTCGGCGGTCTCGTGGTAGGTGGCGTCCAGCTCCTGCTCTGCCGGGAGACGACGGCGGTTGTGGTAGTGGACCGCTACTCCGAAGGCCCGCAGGCGGTGGGCCACGGCCTGTCCGATTCCGCCCATGCCCAAGATGCCTGCGCGGCGGCCAGCAAGGCCGATCCCCATGAGCTGCGTGGGCGCGAAGCCCGGCCAGTTGCCCGAGCGGGCCACCATGTCGGCCTCGTGGGCGCGGCGGGCGGCGCTCAGCAGGAGCATCAGGGCGAGGTCGGCGCAGGCGTCCGAGAGCACGCCCGGAGTGTAGAGGACCGGGATGCCGAAGGCTTTAGCCGCTTCGATGTCGATGTGGTTGAAGCCGACCGAGAGAGTGAGCACCACTTTGAGGGTTCCGGCGAGGGCCTCGAAGACGCGGCGTGAGACCTGGTCGGAGCCGGAGACGAGGAGGTAGTCGAAGCCCGTGGCCATGCTGGCCAGATCGGTGTCGGAGAGCGAGGTGTAGCTTGGGTTGTGGACGACGTCGTAGTGCTCAGCCATGCGGCTCTCGACGTCGGGCGGCAGTAGCCGGGTGACAAAGATCTTCTTGCGGGCGGTTGCTGCGGTCACTTTTGGGTCACCATTTTGCGCGGGATTGAACTTGGTAAACATTGTCGCTGAGTTGGGATGAATGTGGCAGCGAGAATATTTATTTCCGACCAACGGGAGGACCAAGCGAAGCAGTAAAAAGGCGTGCAAACGCCCGCCCCGCACGTAGCGGGCCCGTCCGGCAGGACAGTCTTTGCGGATTTGGAAGAAAGCATACCTCGGGCCTAAAGCCCGGACCTGCCTCAGAAGCAACAGCAAAGACAGAAGCAGATTCCTCCGCTTCGCTCCTGAATGACAACCAAGAAAACAGCCAATGGCAACGGCAAAAACGTCCTAACGCCGGCCAGGAGACACTTCGTGCGCTCTTGGACGCTTCGCGTAAAGGCAAAGATTTCAAGGCTCCGCTTTTATCCTTTTTTCCCTTTTTATCCCCGTTTCGCCTTGCTCTTTTTCTAGCGTGACAGATGACCTAACCGGATACGCAGCCCGGCCTGCGCGTAGAAGGGCGTTCCTAGCGTCAGCGTGGGCGTGCGGCCTACCTGCGCGCGGCGGTCGGTCAGGTTCTGGGCCATCAGCTCGAGGTCCAGCCGGTGCGTCAACGTGTGGTGGGCCGAGGCGTCCAGTTGGAACGAGCTTTTGAGCGAGTAGAAGTTGCTGGAGTCGTCATAGGCTGTGCCGCTGAAGTGTGCCGCCACGGTCAGCTCGCCGAGGCGAGGGCGCGAGGCGTGCATGGCCGCGCTGGCGCTGTGGCGCGGCACCTGCGGAATCCAGTTGCCCACCAGCGAGGGCTGCGCGGAGAATTTGGTCACCGTCGCGTCTGCATACTGGTAGCCGATGGTGAACGAGACAGGGCGCGCCGGCAGCAGGTCCAGCGCCGCCTCCACGCCACGGCTGCGGATCTGGCCCAGGTTCTCGCGCTCGCTGATGGAGGACGTGGCCGTCTGCGAGAGCAGCACCGCGGAGACAGGGTGGTTGATGATCGTCCAGAAGTAGGTGAGCTGGAGCCGGGCGAGGCCGGAGGGACGGGCCAGCTTGGTGCCAATCTCCCAGCCCGTGCCCCGCTCGGAGCTGAGGGCGGCGTTGGCGAGGGTGGTGGCCTGTCCCACCTGGCCGGTGCGGTACAGCTCGTTCATCGACGGGGTGCGGAAGGCGCGAAAGCCGCTGGCGTGGATCGAGACCAGTTGGCCGAAGTTGCGGACGAGGCCAGCGCGGGGGCTGAGGACGATCTCGGTGCGGTTGGGCTGGCCGCCGATGGTGGCCGAAGCGGGTGCGTAGGTGTAGGTGCTCTGGACGATATCGAGGTTCGTGGCGCGGTCAGCGCGGAGCGAGATGGCTCCCGACCAGGGGCCTCGCTCGCCCAGCAGCTCGCCGAAGCCGCCGAAGAAACGCTGGCGGGCCGTGGTGTCCTGCAGGCCCGTGGCGACGTTCTTTGAGACGGGGTTCTCGGCGTCGTCGGCGCGGATGTCGCGCAGGTCGGCCCCGAAGACAGCGGCGACGTGGCGGAGACGCACGGTGGTGTCGGTGGTGAAGCCGATCTCCTGCGTGTGGACGCGTTGCAGGCGGGTGAGGGCCTCGGAGTTGCGGTTGGCGGCGGTGGAGGTGAAGCTCTGGCGGTAGCCCTCCTGGCTGCCGAAGACGCGGACGCGGCCCGTGGCTACGCCGTTGTCGGGCGCGTCGTACCCGCCCAGGTAACGCCAGAGGCGGGTGGCGTTGGTCTGGAGCGGGGTGCCGTTGTTGCGGGACTCGTTCAGCAGGTTTCCGGTGAGGAAGAGGCGCTTGGTGGGCAGGTCGCGGCGGCCGATCTCAGACCGGAAGGACTGGCTGAGGACGGTGGAGTTGATGTCGATGAGCCCGGCTTGCTCGGGCGCGACGCTGCGGTATCCACCGGTGCGGAGGGACTCGCCCGCGAGCAGACCGCCGATGTGGCTGCCCGCGTGGGAGCCGGTGGCCTGGAGGTTCGAGGTGTACTGCGAGCCGCCCGCGCCCATGGCCTCAAAAGAGTTGCCCGCCGAGTTGCTGGAGGGCGACTCGGGCACCACGTCGATGACGCCGCCGAGGGCGCTTGAGCCGTAGAGGTCGGAGCCGCCGCCGGTGACGATGGTGGCCGAGCGGATGGTCTGCTGCGGGTTCTCGTTCCAGTGAACCCAGCCGCCGAAGGGGTCGAGGAGGGGTGCTCCGTCTTCGAGCACCAGGGTGCGGCTGACGGCGGTGGAGCCGAGGCCGCGCAGGGAGACGCCGTCGCTGGTGGGGTTGGCCGCGCGCGAGGAGGAGCGGCGGAAGAGCTGGAATCCGGCGTGCTGCCGGAGTCCCTCGTCCAGCGTGAGCGAAGGATAGTCGCGGAGCTGCTCGGAGGTGAGGGTGTAGACGGTCTTCGCCGTGTCGCCGGGGACGTCGGAGGCGCGGTCGCTGGTGACCGTGATCTGCTCGGAGGCTCCGGCGGGGTGGAGGACGATGCGGGTGGTGGCGGTGTCGAGCGTGACGGGGAGGAAGCCGGGGGCGGAGACCTTGAGCTGGCGCACGTCGGCGCAGGGCAGGGTGAACGCGCCCTCGGGGGTTGCGGTAACGGCTACGGGGCCGCTCGGGCAGAGCGCGGTGAGGGTGGCTCCGGCGATGGCGCGGCCGGTCTCATCGGCGATCCGGCCGGAGATGGTGGTTTGGGCGAAGGCCTTCCCTGTGTGGACCAGCAGCGCGCTCAGCAGGGTGATGCAGACGACCTTCGCGCCTCGATCCATCCGTGAGCTGCCTCCGCTTAGTTGGTGTCTCCAAAGTGCTGGCTGGGGTTGATCTTGCCCTGCTGCGCGGGGTAAGGCATCCCTTTGGCCAGAACTGCTTCGAGATCCCTATCGTAACCGTAAATATCGTCGAAGAACTGGGTCTGGCCGTTCTCATCGACGTTGGCCGTGACATAGAAGATGACGATGGGCAGGGGCTTCTTCAGGTTGACCTGGTGGTTGTCCGGCCCGGTGTTCATGGCGTTCTGCACGCGCTCGAGGTCCCAGGGACCGTCCTTGTCGGACTGGCCGTCGAGCACCCAGGCACCCAGCTCATCGGGCCGCTGGACACGGACGCAGCCGTGCGAGAAGTCGCGGCGGGAGCGGGCGAAGAGCTGCGGTGCCGGGGTGGAGTGGAGGTAGACGTCGTACTCGTTAGGGAACATGAACTTGACCAGACCGAGCGAGTTGCGGGGGCCGGGCTTTTCGCGAACCATCACGCTGCCCTGCTCCACCTGGTGCGGTGTGTAGCTGGTGAGCACCTTGCCCTTGGTGTCGGTGACCTCGAAGTTCTTCGAGGCCAGGTAGCCGAGGCCGCTCTTGGCGATGTGCCCCATCAGCTCCTTGCGCACGATGGAGTTGGGCACGTTCCAGTAGGGGCGGAAGATGAGGTACTTCATCATGTGGGCGAAGACGGGCGTCTGGTGCGCGCCCATCACCTGGCCGACGACGACGTTCATCTTGAAGTCCTGCTTGTGATCGGGCGTGTAGCCGCGCAGGACAAACTCGGGCAGGTTCACCATGAGGCGCGGATTCAGGTACTCGTTGGGCAGCCAGCGCCAGCGCTCGAGCGAATCGGCGAGCTGCCGGGAGCGGGCGCGCAGGGGGACGTTGAGCGAGGCGATGGTGGCGGGGGTGAGCTTTCCGTCGGGGGAGATACCGTGGCGGCTCTGGTAGGTCTTGAGAGCCCCGGAGACGGCGTGGTCGAGCACGGTGGAGGTGTGGGGGGTGTCCTTTGCGTCTTCTGTATCGAAGGGGCCGTAGTCTTCGAGAGTGAGGCGGCTCTTGAGGGCGTCCAGCGCGGGGTAGCTCTGGCCGGGGGCGAG
This is a stretch of genomic DNA from Granulicella sp. WH15. It encodes these proteins:
- a CDS encoding D-glycerate dehydrogenase translates to MTAATARKKIFVTRLLPPDVESRMAEHYDVVHNPSYTSLSDTDLASMATGFDYLLVSGSDQVSRRVFEALAGTLKVVLTLSVGFNHIDIEAAKAFGIPVLYTPGVLSDACADLALMLLLSAARRAHEADMVARSGNWPGFAPTQLMGIGLAGRRAGILGMGGIGQAVAHRLRAFGVAVHYHNRRRLPAEQELDATYHETAESLLAASDFFLICAPATTGLGGFLNRERIALLPKGAIVVNVGRGDLVSDDALIEALQSGHLFAAGLDVYPNEPHIDPRYYPLPNAILMPHIGSATTDARNAMGFLLLDGLATLEAGGKPENQLC
- a CDS encoding TonB-dependent receptor, which encodes MDRGAKVVCITLLSALLVHTGKAFAQTTISGRIADETGRAIAGATLTALCPSGPVAVTATPEGAFTLPCADVRQLKVSAPGFLPVTLDTATTRIVLHPAGASEQITVTSDRASDVPGDTAKTVYTLTSEQLRDYPSLTLDEGLRQHAGFQLFRRSSSRAANPTSDGVSLRGLGSTAVSRTLVLEDGAPLLDPFGGWVHWNENPQQTIRSATIVTGGGSDLYGSSALGGVIDVVPESPSSNSAGNSFEAMGAGGSQYTSNLQATGSHAGSHIGGLLAGESLRTGGYRSVAPEQAGLIDINSTVLSQSFRSEIGRRDLPTKRLFLTGNLLNESRNNGTPLQTNATRLWRYLGGYDAPDNGVATGRVRVFGSQEGYRQSFTSTAANRNSEALTRLQRVHTQEIGFTTDTTVRLRHVAAVFGADLRDIRADDAENPVSKNVATGLQDTTARQRFFGGFGELLGERGPWSGAISLRADRATNLDIVQSTYTYAPASATIGGQPNRTEIVLSPRAGLVRNFGQLVSIHASGFRAFRTPSMNELYRTGQVGQATTLANAALSSERGTGWEIGTKLARPSGLARLQLTYFWTIINHPVSAVLLSQTATSSISERENLGQIRSRGVEAALDLLPARPVSFTIGYQYADATVTKFSAQPSLVGNWIPQVPRHSASAAMHASRPRLGELTVAAHFSGTAYDDSSNFYSLKSSFQLDASAHHTLTHRLDLELMAQNLTDRRAQVGRTPTLTLGTPFYAQAGLRIRLGHLSR
- a CDS encoding L,D-transpeptidase family protein, giving the protein MKTRSALLLLLSTALVLAPIGCKRHRKTTSQPNSDAYADNLKPLVAAKKMQVLHWPDYADYQPLVQTFYDDRNYEIAWSRDGKPTPAAEGFIQAFQSADTKGLFPEDYDASRWAERVQKLAAKNDDDIVSYDAAMTVSVMRYISDLHIGRVNPTHFNFDINAQQKKYNLPEFVSDQAVDATDIPKLIASVEPDSDLYRETETSLVHYLDLAKQQDEAQAPPLPTVPKALAPGQSYPALDALKSRLTLEDYGPFDTEDAKDTPHTSTVLDHAVSGALKTYQSRHGISPDGKLTPATIASLNVPLRARSRQLADSLERWRWLPNEYLNPRLMVNLPEFVLRGYTPDHKQDFKMNVVVGQVMGAHQTPVFAHMMKYLIFRPYWNVPNSIVRKELMGHIAKSGLGYLASKNFEVTDTKGKVLTSYTPHQVEQGSVMVREKPGPRNSLGLVKFMFPNEYDVYLHSTPAPQLFARSRRDFSHGCVRVQRPDELGAWVLDGQSDKDGPWDLERVQNAMNTGPDNHQVNLKKPLPIVIFYVTANVDENGQTQFFDDIYGYDRDLEAVLAKGMPYPAQQGKINPSQHFGDTN